The Miscanthus floridulus cultivar M001 chromosome 17, ASM1932011v1, whole genome shotgun sequence genome has a window encoding:
- the LOC136517758 gene encoding calcium-dependent lipid-binding protein-like produces the protein MGLVSGMVAGLLLGVALMAAWSRMMRRRTTKRVAKAADIKILGSLSRDDLKKLCGDNFPEWVSFQQFEQVKWLNKHLSKLWPFIAQAATLVVKESVEPLLDDYRPPGIKSLKFSRFFLGNVPPKIEGIRIQNLQPGQIIMDIDFRWGGDPSIILAVDSIFASLPIQLKDLQVFTVVRTIFQLSEEVPCISAVVVALLAEPKPKIQYTLKAVGGSLTAIPGLSDMIDDTVNSIVTDMLQWPHRIVVPLGVNVDTSEMELKPQGRLAVTVVKATCLVNMEMIGKSDPYVVLYIRPMLKVKTKVVDHNLNPEWNETFHLIVEDKETQEVIFEIYDEDTLQQDKKMGVAKLAVNSLEPENPTEITLNVLQSLDSLKVKDNKGRGTLHLKVVYHPLTREEQVQAMEMEKKAMEERKRLKEAGLIGGTMDALGGAASLVGSGVVGGVGLVGSGIGAVGSGLGKAGKFMGRTVTESFSMHRKRDQQQVMSRSRSQTT, from the exons ATGGGTCTCGTCTCCGGGATGGTGGCGGGGCTGCTGCTGGGCGTGGCGCTCATGGCCGCCTGGAGCAGGATGATGCGCCGCCGCACCACCAAGCGCGTCGCCAAG GCAGCTGACATCAAGATCCTTGGCTCACTCTCAAGAGACGATCTGAAAAAACTATGTGGTGACAATTTTCCTGAATGGGTGTCATTTCAACAGTTCGAGCAG GTAAAGTGGTTGAACAAACACCTAAGCAAACTCTGGCCTTTTATAGCACAG GCTGCGACGTTGGTTGTCAAGGAATCTGTTGAACCACTACTCGATGATTACCGCCCTCCGGGAATAAAATCACTCAAGTTTAGCAGATTTTTCCTTGGAAATGTGCCACCAAAGATAGAAG GTATTCGTATCCAAAACCTCCAGCCAGGCCAGATCATCATGGACATTGATTTTCGGTGGGGTGGAGATCCAAGCATAATCCTAGCTGTTGATTCCATTTTTGCTTCATTGCCCATTCAG CTCAAGGATCTCCAGGTATTCACGGTCGTACGTACTATATTTCAGCTTTCTGAAGAGGTCCCCTGCATCTCTGCCGTTGTGGTGGCTCTCCTTGCAGAG CCAAAGCCGAAAATACAGTACACCCTCAAGGCTGTGGGAGGAAGCCTTACTGCTATTCCAGGGCTTTCTGATATGATTGAT GATACTGTGAATTCAATTGTTACTGACATGCTTCAGTGGCCACACAGGATTGTGGTTCCACTTGGAGTCAATGTTGATACAAG TGAGATGGAGCTGAAACCTCAGGGCAGACTTGCAGTGACAGTAGTAAAAGCAACTTGTTTGGTTAATATGGAGATGATTGGAAAATCAGATCCTTACGTGGTATTGTACATCCGTCCCATGCTGAAGGTGAAAACGAAGGTCGTCGATCATAACCTTAATCCTGAATGGAACGAGACATTTCATTTGATTGTGGAAGACAAGGAAACACAGGAAGTTATATTTGAg ATTTACGATGAGGACACTCTTCAGCAAGACAAGAAAATGGGTGTGGCTAAACTGGCAGTGAACAGCCTTGAACCTGAGAACCCAACGGAGATCACCCTGAATGTGCTGCAGTCACTAGATTCACTAAAAGTGAAGGACAACAAGGGTAGAGGGACACTGCACCTCAAG GTCGTGTACCACCCGTTGACGAGAGAGGAGCAGGTGCAAGccatggagatggagaagaaagccATGGAGGAGAGGAAGCGGCTCAAGGAGGCCGGGCTGATCGGCGGCACCATGGACGCGCTGGGCGGCGCCGCCTCGCTGGTGGGCTCCGGCGTGGTTGGCGGCGTGGGCCTGGTGGGCTCCGGAATCGGCGCCGTGGGAAGTGGGCTTGGCAAAGCGGGAAAGTTCATGGGCCGAACCGTCACCGAGAGCTTCAGCATGCATCGGAAGCGCGACCAGCAGCAGGTCATGTCACGCTCACGTTCACAGACAACCTGA
- the LOC136517757 gene encoding probable carbohydrate esterase At4g34215, whose product MVLLLLLLVAVASSSLSQEGVVVADVPPSNKLIFILAGQSNMAGRGGVVANRWDGVVPGDCAPSPAVLRLSPDLRWEEAREPLHAGIDADHHAVGVGPGMAFANALLRSGHAGSPVVGLVPCAVGGTRMAEWGKGTELYAEMLRRARVAVETGGRIGALLWYQGESDTVRWSDATEYGRRMGMLVRDLRADLGIPHLLVIQVGLASGLGQYTQVVRDAQKGIKLRNVRFVDAMGLPLQDGHLHLSTQAQVQLGHMLAQSYLNYGTSQL is encoded by the exons ATggtgctcctcctcctgctcctcgtcGCCGTCGCCTCGTCCTCCCTATCCCAGGAGGGCGTCGTCGTCGCCGACGTGCCGCCGTCCAACAAGCTGATCTTCATCCTGGCGGGGCAGTCCAACATGGCCGGGCGCGGCGGGGTGGTGGCGAACCGCTGGGACGGCGTGGTGCCGGGCGACTGCGCGCCGTCCCCCGCGGTGCTCCGCCTCTCGCCCGACCTGCGCTGGGAGGAGGCGCGGGAGCCGCTGCACGCCGGCATCGACGCCGACCACCACGCCGTCGGGGTGGGGCCCGGGATGGCGTTCGCCAACGCGCTGCTGCGGTCGGGCCACGCGGGGAGCCCCGTGGTGGGGCTCGTCCCCTGCGCCGTGGGAGGCACGCGGATGGCGGAGTGGGGCAAGGGCACCGAGCTCTACGCCGAGATGCTGCGCCGGGCCAGGGTCGCCGTCGAGACCGGGGGACGCATCGGGGCGCTGCTGTGGTACCAGGGGGAGAGCGACACCGTCAGGTGGTCCGACGCCACCGAGTACGGCCGCCGGATGGGCATGCTCGTCCGCGACCTCCGCGCCGATCTCGGCATCCCGCACCTCCTCGTCATCCAG GTAGGGTTAGCATCAGGCCTAGGACAGTATACTCAAGTCGTACGGGATGCTCAGAAAGGGATCAAACTTCGCAACGTCAGATTCGTTGATGCAATGGGGTTGCCATTGCAAGATGGCCATCTGCATCTAAGCACCCAAGCTCAAGTCCAGCTAGGACATATGTTGGCTCAGTCCTATTTGAATTATGGTACATCCCAACTCTAG